One part of the Pseudoliparis swirei isolate HS2019 ecotype Mariana Trench chromosome 6, NWPU_hadal_v1, whole genome shotgun sequence genome encodes these proteins:
- the LOC130195685 gene encoding uncharacterized protein LOC130195685 has product MSAYHAETMRVMGGGAGSSRELCASTPRLHLHHWLTASCTCASTPSLRLHQHSLRLCGSTRLHRLHFHTSPPPALPHRLHTPHHAAPPPPPHASTLPHLLPRLHTPPTPHTPPPPPRLPRSRSHHASTPPPRLHGPPQASTTASTTPPQLPQAPPHATSSTATTPRLHTPPPPPRLHHGSDSCASTRLHRLHASTHGLHHSLLRLHCSTAPTTPHHRSSTRPPLLTTPPPRLHLAHSLHTPPPQAHSSSHTPPPPHHGLHASTASTPPPPPPPRAPHGLHHASTTLPQASHTPHTTPHTAPTPPPRLHTPPPPPPPPPAPPPRLTHDLHHGLHRLHTLHHGSTTPPQAPHSLPPPRHASTRLLTPPHSSTRLLRLTTASTRLHHGLHRFHTPLHASHASTRASTASTQPPHASFHRLYHQPPTRPPPPPPTMPPPAFTPPPRLPPRLLRFHHASTTPPHASTAFHHASTRLHMPPTASTRLHATASTCFPPPPRLHSPPPSRLHHASITPPSRLHTPPRLHHASTPPPSHASTQPHHSLPPRLPSTLLRLHHASHTASPAPHASTRLHHASHSHVRS; this is encoded by the exons ATGTCCGCGTATCACGCTGAaacgatgcgcgttatgggcgGCGGCGCTGGAAGCAGCAGAGAG CTCTGCGCCTCCACGCctcgcctccacctccaccactggCTCACCGCCTCCTGCACCTGCGCCTCCACGCCTTCCCTGCGCCTCCACCAGCACTCCCTGCGCCTCTGCGgctccacacgcctccaccGCCTCCACTTCCACACCTCACCGCCTCCTGCGCTTCCCCACCGCCTCCACACGCCTCACCACGCTGCGCCTCCAccgcctccacacgcctccacgcTTCCACACCTCCTGCCtcgcctccacacgcctcccACGCCTCACACGCCTCCACCGCCTCCCCGCCTCCCACGCTCCCGTTCCCACCACGCCTCCACGCCTCCACCGCGCCTCCACGGGCCTCCACAGGCCTCCACCACAGCCTCCACCACGCCTCCACAACTTCCACAAGCGCCTCCACACGCTACAAGCTCCACCGCGACCACAccacgcctccacacgcctccaccGCCTCCACGCCTCCACCACGGCTCTGACTCCTgcgcctccacacgcctccaccGCCTCCACGCCTCCACACACGGGCTCCACCACAGCCTCCTGCGCCTCCACTGCTCCACGGCTCCCACCACGCCTCACCACCGCAGCTCCACACGACCACCGCTCCTCACCACGCCTCCACCACGGCTCCACCTGGCTCACagcctccacacgcctccaccACAGGCTCACAGCAGCTCCCACACGCCTCCACCGCCTCACCATGGGCTCCACGCCTCCACCGCCTCCACACCgcctccaccgcctccaccACGGGCTCCACACGGCCTCCACCACGCCTCCACCACGCTTCCACAAGcttcacacacgcctcacaccaCGCCTCACACGGCTCCCACGCCTCCACCgcgcctccacacgcctccaccgcctccaccgcctccaccTGCGCCTCCACCACGCCTCACACACGACCTCCACCACGGCCTCCACCGCCTCCACACGCTCCACCACGGCTCCACCACGCCTCCACAGGCTCCACACAGCCTCCCACCGCCTCgacacgcctccacacgcctcctCACGCCTCCACACTCCTCCACACGGCTCCTGCGCCTCACCACggcctccacacgcctccaccACGGCCTCCACCGCTTCCACACGCCCCTCCACGCCTCCCACGCCTCCACACGCGCCTCCACGGCCTCCACACAGCCTCCACACGCCTCCTTCCACCGCCTCTACCACCAGCCTCCCACACGGCCTCCACCACCGCCTCCAACTATGCCTCCACCTGCCTTCACGCCTCCACCACGCCTCCCACCACGCCTCCTGCGCTTCCACCACGCCTCCAccacgcctccacacgcctccacagCCTTCCAccacgcctccacacgcctccacatGCCTCCCACagcctccacacgcctccacgcCACCGCCTCCACATGCTTCCCACCGCCTCCACGCCTCCACTCACCGCCTCCATCACGCCTCCATCACGCCTCCATCACGCCTCCATCACgcctccacacacctccacgcCTCCACCACGCTtccacacctccaccttcacACGCCTCCACACAGCCTCACCACAGCCTCCCACCACGCCTCCCTTCTACGCTTCTGCGCCTCCACCACGCCTCCCACACGGCCTCCCCGgctccacacgcctccacacgcctccaccACGCCTCCCACTCCCATGTCCGCAGCTAA